The genomic interval AATAACCGCACGCAATGGTATAACGGTCTGTCAATTCCTTCATACAATCCTCGCCAAACGCAAAGTTTTGTTGCTGGAGGCAGGGCCCTAAGGCAGCAACAAAAGTGCTCCCGGGCGATATTTGTCGCAGCTGAGCAATCGTTTGAGCAATGATTCCCCTTAACGCGCCACGCCACCCTGCGTGAATCGCCGCCACAACTGTTCCATGCGTATCACTAATCAGGATTGGCAAACAATCTGCTGTCAAAATTCCCACAGCAACACCAGGAACTGTTGTAATAAGGGCATCTGCCTTCCCTAATATAAGAGGATGATCGCCACGCTCCTGGGGGAATTCACGCACACACACAACATCTGCCGTGTGGTCTTGGCGGACCATACAAAGCCGATCAACGTTCGCTCCTAAGGAGATGAGCAACCGCCTATAGTTTTCGCTAAGATTTTTATCAGATTCTTGGGCGCGGCGTGCAAAATTTGCTGTGGCTAAATCACCCGCACTCACACCCCCTTCTCGCGTAAAAAACCCATGAACAATAGAGGGGATCGCATCAAGACTTTGTGTGTGTAAAAAAGGCAACATTTCTCACTATAGTACGAATGATTGAAATTCAAAAGATTCTTTGCGCAGTTACAAGAGATTTCTTTTGCGTCATACAACCCTATTTTTTTTCAAAACCGCCACCTTAAATAGAATGCCTAAATCTGTAATGAGACGATCATAACCCGCCATAATTTCAGAAGATTGTTTTGGATTTTGCTGCAAAATCTTTGCTAGCCGAAGGTCAATGCCATTATCTTTGAGAAAGTGGCGCTGGTGGGTTACGTGCGTGGAAAAACCCTGCGCTTCAGCAAGGGATGTGAACGCGGTAAAATTGACATGGCTTGTAATGTCAACGAAACCCGGATCTGTCATTACATCCGTGTAAGCGTGTTGACGAACTCCTTGTACTGTTCCTGTGCGCTGTATTCCCGTATATCCGTAATCAATAAAAGCAGCAGCGCCCTCCACGCAACAGGCACTAAGGGAACGAAGGAAAGAGTCATAATACGCACACACTTCAATACAATCACCCTCGCAAAGCGATGCACCATCCCCCAAAACATACCAAGGCAACGGTTCCTGGATGGGTTGTGGTGCGCGCACACATCTAAAGGAATGCCCGTCACTCATAACGCGCTCCTCCCACAACTGCCCCCTACACATGTAATAGGGTTGCACAGGCAACGCATCAAGGAATTCATTGGCAATTAAAATATAGGGAGCCTTGAGTTGTAGGTCCTCAGAAGAAGGCACCCACGTGGGGAAGAAATTTTTTTTTTGCGCGGGAACGTCCGTTACGGCTGAACGCTGCTGAGCAATAGCATGAGGGTTACACTCCACCATCTGGATCATAACCCCAGCGATGCACGCAGGCACAAGCGATAGAACATGCAAAACATCGCGCATCAATGTTCCGCGACCACCGCCCAGCTCGATGAGAGTCCATTGAGGGGGGCTTTTCAGTGCCAACCACTGCTGCAACACCCAAAACCCCATTACTTGACCAAACAGAGGAGATATTTCCGGTGCGGTTATAAAGTCATCCCCTACCGCGATCGCCGTTTTGTAATAGCCATGCTTTTCATGCGTGAGGCATATCTGCATATATTCCTGAAAAGAAATGGTTTGGTCACGGCCTATATAGGCGTGCAGATATGCCGCCAAGGGTGTTTGATGAGCATCAGCCATGCGCATCTGCGTTACCACATCACGCCGTCAGGTTATGAGAGTAGGAAGAACGCGTAAACACCAAAAACAAGCCGATCACCAAAAGGGGAAGCGACAGAAGTTGCCCAAGCGTTATCCCTAAGAAATACCCATCAGGGGTACGAAAAACCTCACTAATGCAGCGAAAAACTCCATAGAATATCAAAAA from Alphaproteobacteria bacterium carries:
- a CDS encoding SAM-dependent methyltransferase; amino-acid sequence: MADAHQTPLAAYLHAYIGRDQTISFQEYMQICLTHEKHGYYKTAIAVGDDFITAPEISPLFGQVMGFWVLQQWLALKSPPQWTLIELGGGRGTLMRDVLHVLSLVPACIAGVMIQMVECNPHAIAQQRSAVTDVPAQKKNFFPTWVPSSEDLQLKAPYILIANEFLDALPVQPYYMCRGQLWEERVMSDGHSFRCVRAPQPIQEPLPWYVLGDGASLCEGDCIEVCAYYDSFLRSLSACCVEGAAAFIDYGYTGIQRTGTVQGVRQHAYTDVMTDPGFVDITSHVNFTAFTSLAEAQGFSTHVTHQRHFLKDNGIDLRLAKILQQNPKQSSEIMAGYDRLITDLGILFKVAVLKKNRVV
- a CDS encoding polyphenol oxidase family protein; translation: MLPFLHTQSLDAIPSIVHGFFTREGGVSAGDLATANFARRAQESDKNLSENYRRLLISLGANVDRLCMVRQDHTADVVCVREFPQERGDHPLILGKADALITTVPGVAVGILTADCLPILISDTHGTVVAAIHAGWRGALRGIIAQTIAQLRQISPGSTFVAALGPCLQQQNFAFGEDCMKELTDRYTIACGYFLRFKEKYYFNLEGFARWLLVDAGVHDISAHSLDTYSNARRFFSYRRCRHNGDETYGCQISAIGIKRPSK